The region TAGCGTGACATAAAACAGCAGCTAATCATTGGTTCATGTCTGATGTGGATTCACCTTCAGTTCGCTTGACGTCTGGTTGTAGAGCCTTGTGTTGTAGTTGAGCTCAGCGCTGATACTGAACACATTATCTTTCCTGAACTCGTAGAAGGAATATTTCTACAGCAGAAGAAACAGTTTGGGATCAACATAAGATTTAAACTTAATAACTCTTGAACACCCTGCTTTCGTCAGATGAATgacagcatgtgtgtgtctgtggatgCATGTTTCACGTGTCTGTGATTGTGCAGTGCTGTAGTTCATCACTCACGCTCTCGTATTCTTTCACGTTCTGGAGTCTTGCGTCTGCTGTCAGGTTGAAGTGAACTGCTGAAGATTTCTTCAGATCAAACTGAGAACACTCAAACTTCCCGCAGTGACCATCCTGAAACAATAGAATCAAGTGGGCAGAAGTGGAGAATGAGATGTGTTTTAGACGTGTTTTTACTGTGACTGGATGTGATCTGATATTAAAGGGATCATTCCCCTaaaaagtttctttcttcagaaaatatcttcacctaaagaagatattttaaagggatagttcacccaaaaatgaaaattagcccattatttactcaccctcaatccaTCCTAGGCGTACAGTATATAACGTCCTTCTTTCAGACGAGTCCAGTCagcgttatattaaaaaattatcttcatcttccaagctgtttaatggcagttagggctaggatgccttgagggtgagtaattcatgggctaattttcatttttgggtgaactaaccctttaagagatgtcttgttgtgttttagtcagtggtttggaacagcatgaggatgAGATGAATTATGACAGAAAAATGAGTGTTAGGTGAACGATCGTTTTAATAGCAGTTGTAAAAGGGCTCTATGATCTTTTACCTGTGGATCTGACTTGCTGCACAGCACTGAGTTCTGGAGAGAAGAACAGaatatgtttattcaacaaacacACGATGATTTGATGGTATGAGCTGATGAAAGAGTGATGCACCTCATGCATGCTGAAGGTGTGAGGTGTTAAAATCACATGTGGAGTTTGACAGGGCAGGGTGAGCGTGACTGACACCGGCAGATCTTTACGACCACTATTCtccacctgcaaacacacacacatacagatacacaGACACAGCAATATGATCCCTCTGAACCACCTCCTGTCACATCTGCACTCTAGTTCTCAGATAGATAACTGTAATGTAACgtgaaataaatgctgtatttgaGGGAAACTGCAGATGTTTGTTTGACTCTCTGACCTTGTAGGTGATGTTGAGAGGTTTTGGACCTCTGTCCTCCAGAGAGAAGTTCATATACGTCACAGAGTCTTCAGCCACTCTgacaaacagtaacattttgtttggtcatattttatacatatatattgatCATACTGTAGCTATAACTGCTGATAAAACCAATACAGTGCTTTTTTTGTCATCAATAAAGCCTTTAAAATAGAAACTACAacatagttagttagttagttagttagttagttagttagttagttaattagttagttagttagttagttagttagttagttaattagttagttagttagttagttagttagttagttagtaaaaGAATGAACATAGCTAGACATTCACACCAGGTGTGTCCATGAGGCTGTCTACACTGAATGCGTCAAACGCACCATTCGCGTCAGGTGTAGACTTGGtgttaagttttagttttagtcattcaGAGGTGAAGAGCAGATCAAACTGAAACACAAGGACAGATGTTTTTGATGTGACTCACAGACTGATCGCCAGATCAACGGCGAACTGCACCGGGACGCTCCTCCTCACCTCCGTATCACTCATGTTTCCATTGTTATCACtgtgaacaaacatacagaatttactcacagatgaacatgaaatacaataaattaatttttctttaccTTCACAACATGGATCAGAAGCCCAGAATGCTgattattaggggttcaagcgtGAAGCACcagaacgtctcaggttacgaatgtaaccatggttccctgagtagggaacgagacactgcgtcctctaggggtcgctatggggaacacctcgtcgtgacccgtgtctgaagcatacaaatgaaaaaacaccaacgagttggctggcgacagcctctgacgtcgctaccggtgcgactataaaacaggcaccgggagaacacgtcattcacttcttcgtctgaagcttgcgtccgaagcatggcaggcagtgtctcgttccctactcagggaaccatggttacattcgtaacctgagacgttccctttcaagggaacttcgaactgcgtcctctaggggtcgctatggggaaacagtatacccacgccgccatgctgaggggagtgcaggccagaatcatggtgaACACtgagtaccaactctaccatttcaatgggagttgcccccgggacgtttagacggctgtctgtgacaataccccttacggccaaaggcctaagctacataccaaacttaattgttagggcctcagcccggtggtagagctaaaggcttggaatcaggaaagattcctttaaagtgatacggctaggaacctagcattttttatactaagtctagcctgtcacgcaggggctacagcttgcttccgcaaaagcttgctgaaggagctgtctcaacagatctccagtagcaacaccctgtttagataggtatccgaggatacatgggtggagtggcgcccaagatgaacggggcttttatcAACTCAAGAAaggggcacgaagcaaccgcgcgaagccctcaccatataggattttataaagaacgcagagtactagcgtgcgaacttaccacagtgtggatttcagaaagtgtgcaaagacttcacgtgcacacttaccatatcatggattttcaaatactgttctaaggaagggctctcgtggcactctgatagagcagctcatagatggaatggtgcatctcaaaaaagtatgtttgagagtcatcaactcgatctgtggaaataatgctggagcgctctgggaaaaacagtgaactcagtctcatatgagaggagaactcctgaatacagactagcacgctcataggcgacccttcttggaaaaggggagcgctgctaaactaccacgagaatcacCCGAacagcccctcatgttgagggaagcgatgcttgaagtgtataaacaaatacacactggctgaatggagcccaaggaaccaaggtctaatcatctcaagaaagggaacgaggcggagcgcgtaacccttaccatgcaggatttcagaaagtgcgcagagtcttgcgtgcacacttaccaatacgtggatttttagaaagtgcgcaaagtgttcacgtgcacactgaccactatgtgtggttttcagaaagtacacagagcttagcgtgtgtacctaaaggttcctaagcatcgcagaggcgctgaaccgcacgggagaggcaagctcgaattttataaacctctagcgaggggagcatcacctgaggcagcatatacaagaagacttctgtaactgctacccttcacttcccgctggatgcgacagcacctaagcggccaggagacccctcagggtgacctggccggacatccatgaaattccctgcagtgctgtgccaggcctgatgatcaaggaggctcccgcagaaacctgtgatctcagccgcctaataccggaacatgaagccggatggctggtgctgacgagtgttttagtaaacactgtaactgagcactgcaaaggaaactcacagagtttattagtagacacataaccaccagcaatttacacataagtatatacagaaagggttatttttatactcccacactcctgcgctggagccccgctcaaggggcgcctccttttagtccggaccatcagtaaggtggttgctatgaacatagaaccagccaaagacattataggtccagcataggagactgttatgcgttagaggtttccacctaacctcgatcaggtggggaactggtggttacaggggaattaggaaggggaggataaaagcagaagttaaaaatccctaaatggaaacgagtagatacctcagtattactctgactcagacgagaacgctgcctcgtctggatcacatcccttaggttctgcttactcccttgtgacccacaattcctcttaaccctgcccgcaggtgggggaggagcgtgagtcgcgacactagccttctgtgcccgtctttgatcctcagatcgagacaggccaggacccctatgttgttcgggctcagacctggaccttcgtggaacgaagaatctgaaagcagcggagtgcgccttcgtctccccgaactctctcgatcaccgtctcaacggaaataccgaaaagttcagaaggcgaaacctgagcatcaagaagaaaaaagccttttctttcttcccgatgtctgccaggttcatccacagatgtctctccgccaccaccatggccgccatagtcctgcgcttggcagaggcggcctgcttggtagctcggagagaggcctgtggtgcggcgcagcacggctacctgatcaggaaaaaggccttcgcctctatccaggtctctcagcagatcagtctgatatgcttgaagcatttattttgtaataaagccacagcctgacctgctgctgcgtatgccttgccatttaagcaagatgcattgcttgaaggggcttagatggcaaggagggagattaagggaggatgtctcccctgcagaatgaaagctctttctgcagggggcatcctctcatagccgttttcgtgcatcgcctcgatgtcggcaaaactcttatgccgaaaccgatggatgcgagaagaaaatggcctctttcatttcctttcgatctctggaagaaatggaaggctcacctgagctggagggctatggtcggaaagataacgctcatcgaggcgcgatccataaactccaacagctctacatacgcagggcaggagaattgagaaggctcagcctcagcttcttcaccatcctcaaatatctcctgcttttcctgggtaaaaaccccaccagagcactaacctcagtatcagaaagtgttaaagatataacatcatcctcccgaggctctctttcgtccgccgccattttgagcgcaaaagggaaagtccctctttaaaccattcagacagatccacctgaaattctcacaagctcattctcctccgtgcctcagcagcggcaggTGCTGAactgcgggaagcagatggctgcctttttttttttttttttttttttttcgaaagagagacgaacgagagcggagcttttttccttgaaaaaatgctcgcaatgcacgcagattgcctcctcaaagacatcgcgtgcatgctctttacccaaacaaatcacgtaaagatcgtgtgtgtcatcaggtgtcaaataacgccgacacggatgcatacattgtctaaacgcttgctagtagtcgccatgatagacagagaaagagagcgctcttaccggttctttcagatgcacgcttcaaacaaaacagtcagtgaagacgaagaagagaatgacgtgttttcccggtgcctgttttatagtcgcaccggtagtgacgtcagaggctgtcgccggccaactcgttggtgttttttcatttgtatgcttcagacacgggtcacgacgaggtgttccccatagtgacccctagaggacgcagttcgaagttcgcTTGAAAGggaaccctattgtaattgtaaggattattattattattctgctgtAAAACATTGTACAGAcaaaaccgtaaggcctagagacttgaaacttggccagatGGTAGGTCTCAATTTAAGGAGACTGGCAAAGTCTCACCCAGTTGGCTAATAGGGGGCACTACAGTGATTTAAATGCGAAAAAGCTCATAACACCTAGACCTAGACGTTTGTAACAGACTCAATGGTATCACTGGAATCCTTGGCTCAAGATTTACAAAATTtcatttatgtcatttaaaacaGACTTTTGCGCACTAGTCCTATGTTTTTCACTCGGTTGGAACCAAAACAGGGCAAAAAAGTTCTCTAGAGTCTTATTAGCAAAAGTTGTCAAAACCTAGTTGAAGTTCCATCATCAGTCcagcacacaaaaacactcaaagTGGGTGAGGCCATTTTACTGAAATGGCTATATGGAATGATGTACCTTCACCAAACTTGAAAATGGCAGTTACTGTACACCCATTAGCCTGAATGACTTAAAATTTGGCatgcagtgtctttgtccaaAGTGCCAGCCATGTCTATGAGGGTATTggtgtatctcaaaaaacattgCTACCAAACAAGGTTGTTTTTCACCAGTATTAATacaaaaagtttcaaaacaaGAAGTAATCAAAAGCTTTTTAATAGACCTAACCATTCTCAAATAacgcacaaaataaatataaaactagcACTCCAAATATTACATAAAGATAAATCTCCTCAATGCTTTATCGTATTCAGACCAAACTTGACATTTGTAATGACAATCATGTCCTGAGGTTACCTGCACAATTTCAgcgcagtgccacctagtggtcaggagatatgaaaaatgccaaAATGGACCTAAGGCTGTTTCTCTAGAATTCACTGGCATATTGGCACTAAACCATGTGTGTGGCATCGTCACCCCTAGTTAACCATACCACATTAATCTGGGAGTAGCGctacctattggtcaaaagtgataaatcATTAAAGAATGCTTctagctattttatttattattttttattatttattatttatcatttttcttaaaatgtctatCATTGCTCAAAGGTCTTAAAATGCTTGAACCctggtaattgctgcttgcagtaATATTTGTTATTGTCTTTgctcaaatgaaaacaaatgaatcaGTCGCCCCTTGAGCTTTATTCACCTGTTGGCAGTGATCATAATCTCCATCCTGTTAGACGAGTCATTATCCCATTTCATCACACGGAAAGTTCCCAGAAACTGAGTCTAGAAAACAATAGaggaataattgaataattgaacagaattctaaattctaaatgaaGAACCTGACTTTGTGTCTGTCACATGCAAACACTCAAATACTGTCTGTGTTTTATTGTCACTATGTGAAGAATAGAATGATTCTCCGCTTTAAGTCATGTGAATAGCCTGTTTATCAACTAGAGTTATAAATAAAAGTAGGTGTGATACCTTGATAAAATATGAAAGTAACTAAAAAATGAAGGAACaatatttgtctgtctgtctgtttgcgtGTCTGTAAAGACCCTTTCACAATTGTTCCCggatcgttagattttggttcattcacactgccagtgatttcccggaatctgtgtgtgtgttcacacacaacccgtaaaggtcccgtaatgacacgtgacatcaggatgtgacatgTAATGTATGAGTTGAAAATGCTAGGCTATATTGTAACATAAACCGTAGAAAGGCCAATCTAATCTTCCTCTGCTCTTTCTGTTGTGATCCAGCacttggtggattttttttttttttttgagacttgaGTTTAGTTGGTGAATGTACTAAAGCGATTATTTCCATTCAATAATTAAATCACTAGTAAATCATGAATCGGTTAGTCGTGACTCGCGCGCTCTCAGCGCCTCCGCCATATGGTTTGGATCAGAGTAATCAAtgcgagagagagaatggagtggaCTGTGGACGCGCACAGctggagcagagaagcaaaactactgttcagggtttcaactgcaggtcagtttcatctgtaaacaTGCTATTGTATCTTTGTCTACTTTTAATCAGCACAATCCCAACCATACCTCAAAaaaggacatcattattatctaATGTAATGTTtcagtagtaatttagcagacaaataaacatattttataatagtccGTCCGTCCGTttatctgtgtgtctctgtctgtctgtgtgtgtgtgtgtgtgagagagagagagagagagagagagagagagagagagagagagtccNNNNNNNNNNNNNNNNNNNNNNNNNNNNNNNNNNNNNNNNNNNNNNNNNNNNNNNNNNNNNNNNNNNNNAGAgttattattatctgtgtttaAGATAAGCGTTTTactggaaataaaatgaaaactgatgaacAGAGTTATTATTAAAGAAGCAGAATGAAATCTGCTTAATAGTGTCGTCTAATGGGAGTTTAGCTAAAACACATTCTGAGGaggtttttattaagtttttgacAGTCTTTAATTNNNNNNNNNNNNNNNNNNNNNNNNNNNNNNNNNNNNNNNNNNNNNNNNNNNNNNNNNNNNNNNNNNNNNNNNNNNNNNNNNNNNNNNNNNNNNNNNNNNNNNNNNNNNNNNNNNNNNNNNNNNNNNNNNNNNNNNNNNNNNNNNNNNNNNNNNNNNNNNNNNNNNNNNNNNNNNNNNNNNNNNNNNNNNNNNNNNNNNNNNNNNNNNNNNNNNNNNNNNNNNNNNNNNNNNNNNNNNNNNNNNNNNNNNNNNNNNNNNNNNNNNNNNNNNNNNNNNNNNNNNNNNNNNNNNNNNNNNNNNNNNNNNNNNNNNNNNNNNNNNNNNNNNNNNNNNNNNNNNNNNNNNNNNNNNNNNNNNNNNNNNNNNNNNNNNNNNNNNNNNNNNNNNNNNNNNNNNNNNNNNNNNNNNNNNNNNNNNNNNNNNNNNNNNNNNNNNNNNNNNNNNNNNNNNNNNNNNNNNNNNNNNNNNNNNNNNNNNNNNNNNNNNNNNNNNNNNNNNNNNNNNNNNNNNNNNNNNNNNNNNNNNNNNNNNNNNNNNNNNNNNNNNNNNNNNNNNNNNNNNNNNNNNNNNNNNNNNNNNNNNNNNNNNNNNNNNNNNNNNNNNNNNNNNNNNNNNNNNNNNNNNNNNNNNNNNNNNNNNNNNNNNNNNNNNNNNNNNNNNNNNNNNNNNNNNNNNNNNNNNNNNNNNNNNNNNNNNNNNNNNNNNNNNNNNNNNNNNNNNNNNNNNNNNNNNNNNNNNNNNNNNNNNNNNNNNNNNNNNNNNNNNNNNNNNNNNNNNNNNNNNNNNNNNNNNNNNNNNNNNNNNNNNNNNNNNNNNNNNNNNNNNNNNNNNNNNNNNNNNNNNNNNNNNNNNNNNNNNNNNNNNNNNNNNNNNNNNNNNNNNNNNNNNNNNNNNNNNNNNNNNNNNNNNNNNNNNNNNNNNNNNNNNNNNNNNNNNNNNNNNNNNNNNNNNNNNNNNNNNNNNNNNNNNNNNNNNNNNNNNNNNNNNNNNNNNNNNNNNNcacacaccacaaaacaccacacacacaccgaatgacacacagacagacagaagacggGAAGGACGGAAACaccacacagagacagacagacacacacacacacagaaaaaaccCGCCTTTTAcattgagattgatctgaagttcaatgccagatttaaaatcaaaaagaaattttttactgtactgttttgaaaccaaatctttgcataactacaggaaacGCTGCATCTAACAATAGTTTGGGGAGAAAAacaattgttaattttaaaaataataaaaaataaaatcatataaatacagttatctaataagcatgtgtcctattctgtgtactaaactcccattggtgtctttttgaaacattggtgtctctttgtatatgatatgacgatagttttctcaaaataagtcaAATGTAGAGCAAGTACAGTTCTAGAGATATGTTTAGTGTTCAGGTACTATATATTGAGGCGGCAGAGGCTGAAGACACGTGAGTTTCAGTAGgtctatgtgtagtaaatgaaaccgcatgtctgCACCATTAATTTCCACGAGTGGCGGACTGGGAAAATTATTTAGGCCAGGAATTCTCACACTCATACACCCACAACacattctgaaacatggacactcctattttttgtatggacctcAAGGTTTTAATCCTTAGGTTGGGGCCATGCAAAATAATTGGAAAAAAGTTATCTCCTGAACTGTACCTTcacatccatttttcttttcagtctctttattttgccctgatatctatcCCTCTtatgactttaatactcaagatttaacaaaactatactttctcCAACATGTCAAAATAAGTACACCACTACAATATCATTATAGAAAAATCTTAATATTGAACGtgtttttcccttacaaaatttaaccatgcttttattatagtaaaagtacagtaaccattttttttttttttggcaaatggattaccatttgaatttatttttactacaaattccattgttaaactatggttagtgtagcaaaaaccatggttaatttgtggttaccttTGTTGTGTCTTTagatttatagtaaaatcatcGTTAATTTTTTGTGAGGGTTGTGTTGATGTCTACCCTAGCTcccctaaacctattataaatatgattaatgtctgctaaattactactgaaaacattacattagaTAATAATGATGCCTTTATACAGTATTTGGGTAATGGTGAGCAATGGGCTGCTGCTAagtaaacaaagtaaacaaagacaaaactacaatagcatgtTTACAGATGAAACGACCTGCAGTTGAAAACCctgaacagtagttttgcttctctgctccagctgtgcgcttccacagtccactccattctctctctcgcaTGATTACTCTGATCCAAACCGTATGGCGGAGGCGCTGAGAGCGATGCGAGTCACGAATCACCGATTCATGATTACTAGTGATTTAATTATTGAATGGAAATAATATCTTTAGTACATTCACCAACTATTGTATAGgcaaccataaaataataatattaaaatatagcgGGCCAAATTGGCTGCCAGGTCACCGCATCGTGGAAATCATTGGGCCGTATGTCTCAGAGTAGTCAGGTGcagttgggaaagaaatcaattaaatctgtatgtggatgtgtgtaaatattcaaatgtaatcccctttgtattcgttaacattttcataagtaactgtaatttaattacacattttcttagtaactgtaactcgattacagttacattaattttgtaattaaattatgtaacgcttttacatgtaactagttactccccaacactgcctGCGTGCCAGAGGGGCTAGTCGGTGTTAAATGCAGAGAGTTGTGTTCGcctaaaaaaaatagctaaaacaaaataaacagaatatgTGCACAACTGGACTGAAGCAGAAACCACGGAGCTCCTCAGTAtccgtgctgaagctgagatcttCGCCAGCTCAGCGCAACGATACATGATGCGTCGGTGGTGTAtggcaaattaaaaaacaaaattagtaaGCTCAagtcctcaaaaaaaaataaaaaataaaaaataaataaaaaccaaagatGCTACTGGATCCCAACACAGAAAGAGCAGAGGATAGATGAAATTGGCCTTACTCGATTTATGTTACAATATAGCCTTAGCATTTTCAACTCATACATTCCACACTCATATCTAGATTTCACGTGTCATTACTGGGACCTTTTTACGGGTGAGTGTGTGAACACACAACAGAtgccgggaaatcactggcactGTATGAATGAACCAAAAATCTAACTATCCGGGAAACAATTGTGAAAGGGTCTGTAGGTATGAATGTAGTGCGTATCATCCCCTGCCGGAGGCCCGGTGGTGTCGATGGCCCAGCCGGAACAGCGAGTGCGAGGTTCTGGTGGAGGCTGGGAGAGGACCCAGCGCGAGAGGGGTTACTTACAACttacagacagaaaaaaacaggaCAAACTCTTGTTCCCTTTCAACGTGACTTCGAACTGGCGTTCCTCTAGGGTCGCTATGTGGGAAACACACCGCCGTGACCCGCGGTCTGAAAGccttaaatggaaaaacaatacCAGATGAGTTGGCCGGCGAACAGCCTTGGACGTACATTGCCCGTGGCGGACTATTAAAAACAGGCAACCGGGAAAACAGCGCCATTCCTTCTTCGCCTTCAAAATCGACCGTTTTGTTTGGAAGCGTGCACTCTGAAAGAACGGTGTGTAAgaagcgctctttctctgtctatcatggcacACTACTAGCAAAAGTCGCGCTTGTAGACGATGTGTGCATCGTTCGTGTCGGCGTTTATTTGACACCCACGATATACACACGCGATCTTTACgtcatttgttttgggtaaagagcacgcatgCGATGTCTTTGAGGAAGCAATCTGGCAGGGCCATTGCGGTGTTTTTTACAGAGAAAAGAAGATGTACACGATCTGCTCTCGTCTC is a window of Cyprinus carpio isolate SPL01 chromosome B1, ASM1834038v1, whole genome shotgun sequence DNA encoding:
- the LOC109082665 gene encoding integrin alpha-M-like → MKWDNDSSNRMEIMITANSDNNGNMSDTEVRRSVPVQFAVDLAISLVAEDSVTYMNFSLEDRGPKPLNITYKVENSGRKDLPVSVTLTLPCQTPHVILTPHTFSMHENSVLCSKSDPQDGHCGKFECSQFDLKKSSAVHFNLTADARLQNVKEYESKYSFYEFRKDNVFSISAELNYNTRLYNQTSSELKYNPHRSQTEVKVEFVVSSQSNADCLHWCSGRVLLPHYHIVPSAEEVLNSALMGAASYHTPEEHRVI